In a single window of the Antedon mediterranea chromosome 1, ecAntMedi1.1, whole genome shotgun sequence genome:
- the LOC140052594 gene encoding protein chibby homolog 1-like, with amino-acid sequence MPLFGGPNFTPKKTPPRRSSSLNNLNKLESSIREEEYGLQYDVARLKLGGQELKFDKENGVWISDGGGGGGGVSQREFIKLRKQNQKLLEENNLLKLKLEVLLDMLAETTAEKHFLEKEIGDYGTGTTSSKRSTKR; translated from the exons ATGCCACTTTTTGGTGGACCAAATTTTACACCCAAAAAAACACCGCCACGAAGATCTTCATCTTTAAATAACTTAAACAAGCTTGAAAGTTCAATCAGAGAAGAAGAGTATGGTTTGCAATATGACGTAGCCAGACTAAAACTGGGAGGACAGGAGCTGAAGTTTGATAAAGAAAATGGTGTTTGGATTTCAG atggAGGTGGAGGAGGTGGTGGTGTTAGCCAGCGAGAATTTATCAAGTTACGTAAACAAAATCAGAAACTTCTTgaagaaaacaatttgttaaaattGAAATTAGAAGTTTTACTCGACATG CTTGCAGAAACCACTGCTGAGAAACATTTCCTAGAGAAAGAAATTGGAGATTACGGTACGGGAACGACGAGTAGTAAACGAAGCACAAAGAGGTGA
- the LOC140052599 gene encoding mitochondrial import receptor subunit TOM22 homolog: MADELTIREVIEDSQLEEEFEDETIFERICALSEMFPPAVRIVGSSAASLTWSGTVNAFKFGKSAAWIASTSFMILFLPIVFEAEMAQMQQAQLQHQRQILLGPNAASGGMSGIPTGLGPPVMGGMQH; the protein is encoded by the exons atggCTGATGAATTAACGATTCGAGAGGTTATCGAAGACTCGCAATTAGAAGAG gaattTGAAGATGAAACCATATTTGAAAGAATATGTGCTCTCTCTGAGATGTTCCCACCAGCAGTTCGTATTGTAGGTAGTTCAGCAGCAAGCCTTACATGGAGCGGTACAGTCAATGCCTTCAAGTTTGGAAAAAGTGCGGCCTGGATTGCTTCTACTTcttttatgattttgtttttacCGATTGTTTTCGAGGCTGAGATGGCGCAAATGCAACAAGCACAATTACAACATCAAAGACAG aTTCTTCTAGGGCCAAATGCTGCATCAGGAGGCATGTCAGGAATACCTACAGGACTGGGACCTCCAGTTATGGGTGGAATGCAGCATTGA
- the LOC140052466 gene encoding ficolin-1-like, giving the protein MLVRLIVLSLMVAKVHSNSHVTKEQDGCHCTVVVKNGCGNEETCSNEKGKPRDCTEVLDRDSQAQSGEYTIDPHDGGKPIRVYCDMVTDGGGWTVFQRREDGTTDFYRGWAAYKSGFGNVNSEHWLGNDNIYRITSAGHFEMRVDMTSFDGESAYARYENFRLGDESTNYKLVIGTYSGDAGNSLSGHGNKPFSTSDQDNDENESSSCAVTYKGAWWYTSCHSSNLNGLYLEGETEQFATGVVWKTWKTYYYSLKTTEMKIRRLL; this is encoded by the exons ATGTTGGTTAGGCTGATCGTGCTGTCACTGATGGTGGCTAAGGTACATTCAAACAGCCATGTGACAAAAGAGCAAGACGGCTGTCATTGTACAGTTGTGGTCAAAAATGGATGTGGTAATGAAGAGACTTGTTCAAATGAAAAAG ggAAACCACGAGATTGCACTGAAGTTCTTGATAGAGACAGCCAAGCACAAAGTGGAGAGTACACGATTGATCCACATGATGGAGGTAAACCCATTCGTGTATACTGTGACATGGTGACTGATGGAGGTGGATGGACG GTCTTTCAAAGACGAGAAGACGGAACTACAGATTTTTACAGAGGATGGGCGGCTTATAAATCTGGGTTTGGAAATGTAAATAGTGAGCATTGGCTTGGTAACGACAACATATACCGTATTACGTCTGCCGGTCACTTTGAAATGAGAGTAGACATGACTTCTTTCGACGGAGAGTCTGCGTATGCTCGTTACGAAAACTTTCGATTAGGTGATGAGAGCACAAACTACAAACTGGTTATTGGCACTTATAGTGGTGATGCAG GTAATTCACTGAGTGGCCACGGTAATAAACCATTTTCAACATCTGACCAAGACAATGACGAGAACGAGTCATCATCGTGTGCTGTAACATACAAAGGAGCTTGGTGGTACACTTCCTGTCATAGTTCTAACCTGAATGGGTTGTACTTGGAGGGAGAAACCGAGCAGTTCGCTACTGGTGTTGTGTGGAAAACATGGAAAACATATTACTATTCATTGAAAACTACAGAGATGAAGATACGCAGACTGCTGTAG